The window CGACGCAAGCTTCGAGGGGTGCCATTCTATGGTTGAGTTCAGTCACCTCATCTCGGCCATCGACACACACACCGCAGGGGAGCCCACCCGGATCGTCCTGAGGGGCCTCCCCCAGCTCATCGGCCGCACGATGGCAGAGAAGCGGAACGACATGCGCGAGCGCCTGGATCGCTTCCGCACCCTCCTGATGCAGGAGCCGCGTGGGCACCGTGACATGTTTGGTGCGGTACTCACCACGCCCGTGACAGAGGAAGCTCAGTGCGGCCTCATCTTCATGGACCACGATGGCTACCTCGACATGTGCGGCCACGGCACGATCGGCGCCGCCACTGCTCTGATCGAGACCGGTTGGGTCCCACCGATCGAGCCGGAAACGAGGATCGCCTTCGACACGCCGAGCGGGCTCGTAGAGACGCGCGCCCGAATCCAAGACGGGCGCGTGGTCGAGGTGTCGCTGTTCAACGTCTCTTCGTTCGCTCACTCCAGGGACGTCGCGCTGGACGTTCCCGGTCTCGGGCGCATCGTCGTAGACGTGTCCTTCGGCGGAAACTTCGTCGCCATGGTTCCCGCCAGCGCCGTCGGTACGTCGGTCCGCCCCGAGAACCTCCACAAGCTCGTGCAGATCGGCATTCTCATCAAGCGCGCGGTCAACGAGCAGGTATCTGTCCGGCATCCCCTACAGCAGCACATCGCTCGTGTCGAGCTCACCGAGATTTACGAGAGGCCCGATCCTTCTAAGCCGTACTCCAAAGGTGTCGCCATCTTCGGTGAAGGGCAGGTGGACCGCTCGCCCTGCGGCACGGGTACGGCAGCTACGATGGCGACACTCTACAGCCGAGGCGAACTGTCTTTGGGGCAGGAGTTCACGAGCGAGAGCATCATCGGGAGCCGCTTC of the Vicinamibacteria bacterium genome contains:
- a CDS encoding proline racemase family protein encodes the protein MVEFSHLISAIDTHTAGEPTRIVLRGLPQLIGRTMAEKRNDMRERLDRFRTLLMQEPRGHRDMFGAVLTTPVTEEAQCGLIFMDHDGYLDMCGHGTIGAATALIETGWVPPIEPETRIAFDTPSGLVETRARIQDGRVVEVSLFNVSSFAHSRDVALDVPGLGRIVVDVSFGGNFVAMVPASAVGTSVRPENLHKLVQIGILIKRAVNEQVSVRHPLQQHIARVELTEIYERPDPSKPYSKGVAIFGEGQVDRSPCGTGTAATMATLYSRGELSLGQEFTSESIIGSRFKGKLLRETRVGDFVAVEPVISGQAFLIGIQQFVLNPRDPLGWGLRVAKPAEQHVSSLSRA